The DNA sequence TACGTAATTTTTGGGTATAGTGATCACGTGACTGCCATAAATATAATAGCCCTATACTATAGGAACTCTAATGAAGTAGTAATACACACGTAACCTTACAAATCACGTGATCTCCTAGGTTCAGTTATCGCTGAAAACTGAGAATTCGAACCACGCTCTatctaaaaatatttctcaacTCAAACCAAACCAGAGAAGAATGGAATGCCAGTACTGTTCAACCAATCATTGCCTTGAATAAACTGCCCAACTGTGAATTGGGTTGCCTCAGTGGAGCTGTTAATTACCCTATAACCTGGCCACGTTACCCTACCATTTGTGTTTGCACCTGGACCTCTATTCATGTACTCCCCATAATACAACGTATCCAATGCAAATGTTTCATTCCATTCCAACCACCCTGCTGGGTCAATCAGATCCTCCACGAAAGATTTTAGGACAACAGTCCTAGAGTACATTTTCCAAGGACGTCCTAGGTAGCTCTTGAAGGAGGATTTCACAGGGATCAAATCTGCTGCAGCTGCAATCTTGCAGTTCAAGATGGATATGCCAGTGTTTTGGTTAGGGTCCTCTCTGCCTTGTGCGGTGAACAAGTTCTTCTGGTTTTCGTTTGGCTTGCGTGCGTATAAGTTGCAGTTTTGGAATACCACAGCTGCATTGCCGAAAATGAAGTCTACAGTACCGTAAATGTCGCATTCACGGTAGAATTGGCGTAGGGAATGCACGTAGAGAGTGTCTTGGTAGCCAACGAAACTGCATTGGTAGAAAGCTGAGAAGTCAGCACCACTTCTAAGTGCCACAGCTTGGTGTTTGTCAGGCCCTGCTGAGTTCTCAAATGTTATACCCTTTGCTATGAATCCTGCTCCTACTACAGCTGCAACATACCATAATTGTCATAGCTGTTATATTAGATTTTGGATCATTGTTCATAATTGAACAATAAAAGGCAACTTTGTTCTATcattgaaaagaagaaagaaaactatAAGTCTGTTAACTTTGTTCTACACATTATTTGTCACATGAATTACAAAGATCATAAAATTCACCTTTCTTTTATCCACGTGCAtccaaaagaaaaactagaagcattttttatttgttaaagcAAAAGCAGTAAAGCAAAAGGAAAAGCATAGAAGAAATAACAAGCAAAGTGGACCCAATGGCACTGAAAAGTAGTTGGGTTGTGATGAGAATTATGCAGATCCAGAATAGAATTCTCTTTAGGTGGGCGTGGATAGACATGTGGACCCTTTACTTTGACCCAGCACAGAGGTAATTCTACTTTTCgcgaaaatacaaataaaaaatgaacctAAGGCCAAAGATAGTCCTGCTCCTGCCTACATGTATTGTTCTTTTGTCTTATAAAAGTTTTACTCTCTACATACTTATACATGACTTTTATCGCTTTTCTATCcattgtttttttccttctcattaCTCTACACCAGTTatgtatttcaattttttctgtTCTTTTTCTATCTTTCACCAAGATTACCCACGtcattttctttccaaaaaatggTGTCGCCACTCATATCTcggaaaaatattataaaaggaaACATGCTTTCGGCCAGGAGATCCCAAATCTAGGTTTATTGCTGCtaacttaacaaaaaaaaaaaaagaaatttgatttatttacaatatatatttgCTAATATAGTTGTGATTTAGATACGTTGTCTGATGGAGAAGTCCAATTGATATTATTGGATTGCAATATAACTGGAAAAACTACACAGAACACCGAAAAACACAATTTATTCCCGGAATAGGAATAATAGACCGGCAATGATCACCAAGAAAAACAAGCATTTTACATTTTAGAATCTTGCTAGTCAGCATTGTAACCAATCATACTATCACCACTTTGACACTATTTATATTTGATGTATACATGATTGATAACTGGGGTGGTAGTTTAAACTTGCAACATgcctttgaaaataattttaaaactaattgagAGGGGGAACAGGAGTCATGTTTATAATACAGTTGCAGAAAAGAGATATAATGGGAActgatgtattaaaaaaaagttttataagattaaatgaaaatcatttaaattattttaagataaaactCAATATACGTACTATTATATGCTCATAAGTAAAGCAAAAGCCAGTATAAATACACAAATCGATTGGCCTGACCCACACTCAGAATCTCTGAGTATGTTACTCTTGAGTGAGAATAAAACAATCATCTTATTctacataatatatttatttgtgcgtgctcttgttatatatataaaagtaactgccttatgttattttaattgtgtttcctaattataaactttttgttttggttgttttgcctctttcctttcaaattttcaatcgCTACAGTAGTATGTACATCCTTGCTTGTGAATATTGTGATTGGGAGGGGCCGTGAAACTGTAAATTGACCTTCCGatataaattaaacatatatacaTGGGCCCTCACCTATCATTTTTTCAGCATTATGTTCAATCACGGGAAGCAGAATCCTCGAAGATTTTAAAATGGCAAAGCCTTTTGTCTTTTGAACTTTCCTTGGTTCTATTCAAACATTCAAAAACCAAGTTGTGCTCTAGTGTCTCACAAGATAAGAGGTAACATTTTACTAGTGtacacataaataaataaataaaaagcattTTAATTACTTGTGGCCATGAGCCCATGACATGAATCTATCATAAGTTGTCGTAATATTCATAGCCATTTGTTAAATAACCGACACTGTCCTGTGTGATATCTGAATTTTAAGGACAACAGAGCGCATCAGAAAATGCATCAACCTCTACAACGCTATTTTTCAATGCAGTGCACGATGCCCTGACAAACCCAAGTAGTAGTCCGTGGTCTGTCCAAaccatttaaaaatgattttcccACATCTACATTATGTATTTTAACTACAAAATCACCTgccaaaattaatttagtaataatttttaaaccaGCATGTGGGCTCATCATCAAGTTGCCATTTTCCTTGTCTTGTTCTAACTTTTTCTTATGCTTTTTTCTGTCTTTGACATACTATATATCAACCACATCGGCCACCTCAAAGTAAAAGAATTTATCAAACTTTATTAAGGAtgtgtttgtttaaaattatttgttgaaataagtgtttattttaataatatattaattttatatttttttaatatatttgtctaaattatttttacttaaaaatgataattttttgtttattttaaaaaataaatcttaattatttattttaaaaaaatagtttaaacaaATTGATACTAATTTTCGAGACTATAGATCAAATCTCACTTATGAacatatactatatatattatacctatttttcattttcaaagttGGAATGTCAtagcaaacaaaaaattaacaaattaaaaataatatcagaGAAGGTAGGAAGAAGGGAAGACATACCAACAGTAGCAGATTGAAAAGTGGTCCACCCATCCACAACATTCCTACTGCCTTTCACTACTGTCTTTCCAATCCCGTCTCCAACAAACATCAGATTCGTCTTCTTCCTTATCACTTCCACATTCTCGAAGTATGCCCCCTCTTTTATGTGTATCACAAACCTGCAGTTATATCAATCACACACATCTaagtttacatatatatatatatgtaaatcaAAGTAGGACTGTAGGAGCTTGAAAACAATAAATCTAAGTGATATAAGTATAAATAGATAATcaccttaaaaaaaagtatgcaTAGATAATCAGATTTAAAATTACACGATTACTTAAAAAGTGTAATGTGATTTTTAAAAAGAGTTATATGTTACTCGTTTTAATTTAACTGTTAATATTTATTCATCCGATTCttacataaaaaaatctcaCTGTATAGTGTATACATTTCCCAATCAAATACAaggcattaataaaaaaatcttttaaaaaaaatttcactctCTACCAAcacctctctctttttctctttgtatCCCATTTGTTAATTActatattattcatttatacATACTAGTGTAAATTATAATCCATCACATTGGtgtgaaaaaatcttttttgttACGTACCTGGTTGTGCTGGAGTTGGGAGCCACAGCGAGTGCTTCCCCTATAGTGGTGAAGTTGCCAGTGCCATCTTTCGCTACAAGAAGATCGAACTTGGTCTCTTTCACTTTAGCTTGAAGAAGCTTTCGGTCTTTGGAGGACACCCACGAGGGGAAACCCTTTTTCATGTTTCCATATTCGGGGAAAACCACAGATTCCGAAGTTGTTAATTTCTTCACTCCAGGCACTTTGTTCAGCATGGCCAACGAGTTGCTCACGTGGTGCGATATCTCAAGCAGCTTCTTCTCGATTCTGTCCCTCACGCGTCCTTTGCTGTAAGCAAATCCATCGAGGCACGTGTACAAGTTGGTCATTGCTCCGCTTAACATAGTCTGCAGGTCATGGTGCCGCTTCGACCCTATGGTGCTCTTGGAGAGATCGTCGATGGTGGCTTTGAGCTCAACGTTGGTGTCTTCGAACAGTTTGAGACAGTCGTCGAGGGCTCTCTGGTCGAGTGGGTTGAGGTTTTTGAGCATCTTTTTGAGGCCGCTGCAATTGTAGGACGATGATCTTACCTCGTACATGGTGTGGTTCACCACTGAGGATATCACTTGTGGGACAGATTTTGTGGCGAGATCTGGGAATGTGGCAAGTGTTGAGACACATAGGTCTGGGTAGAGTGTTCCTTGGCATGTGGATTTGGCTACTACTTGTATGTGCTTTTGGAAATGGTGGAGGTGTTTTTGATCTGGGGCTCTTGTTATTGTTATTGGGGTGTTAGTGAAATGAGTTGTTCCCAAGAAGAGTAGTAGCGCAGAAATCACGGTCAGAATGGATGCAAGTGTGAGGTTGTTCATGATGTGATAAGAGGTGGATTAGAATTACTGTGTAAGTGTGATTGTGCAGCTAGCTAGAAGGGTACGTGCTGTGGATAAATAGAGTGGTTGGATTGTAACATGGAGTGGGGTGTTTCACGTTGAGAGTGTGAAACTAGatagatttatatttttaaattttttgagaaaaaatgagCTAGCTTTTGTCATAATGTGACATGGACCTCATGCTGACTAGGTTAAATATGCCACCTCGATTAATTGAACTCTCGAGTATGCAACGTGTTATTATGCGTGAGATCCTTAATCATTTTGGCTCCTGCATCAAGTACTGGAGCTTGAAGTCCCTTTTCCTCTCTCTTATTTCACATCTGCTTTTCTTGTAGGAACAAGCTTCAAATATATTGCTTCAGGCCAATTCTTGTCTATTGGTCTCCAATTCTGAATGGCTGGAATTAAAGGGTAACGCCTTTTGCAGTATATTTCTGTTCTTTTGAAAGGGCTAGTTTTATAGAAAGACATACAAAATTAACTTGAAATGTGCAATTGATGAGTAGAATCAAGTAATGTAAAATTCTCAATATATCTTAATTTCCTCAATACAACACATACATGTTTTTCTACTTGTGAGTTGGgagtataataaaattaaaccagTATGTTTAAAACTTGTGGAGGAGCAATAGAGTTGTCGGGATGTATTGATGATTACTGTGAGGTGAACAACTTTTTCTGTGCATGCGATTGTACCAATTGCGTGCATAATCGTGGTCAGTCCCCATGGACCGGTGGCACATGCAGATGAACTTCATAGACTTCTTCTCAATTTGTGGACCAACATTTCTGTTAGTTTTATGGTCCATACCTTTGGCCCAATAACCAATTTTGTCATTAGCATTCGGGGGCGTGATCAACGTCAACGTTCGTGTCTAGATATTACTTGGACATATATTTGTCAAAGAGCAACCACTTTGTGTCGTTAATTATAAGCTTTCATTTTATATGTCCCACAGATAATAAAGCATGTACCAAAACAAATCTTAATAGCAATTTAAACGAATAAATATAATCCCAAGAAATACTTACATACATGCACGTTTGCACGTTTATAGTAAACTTTATATGTTCCTCCTAAGTTGACCACAGCTGACTACATATTTGGTAATTCTTTTGTTGCTCTACAAAACTGTAACATTTATTCTCGTCTCCCCCTCGGTGGACAATTCAACACGATCACAGCTTAGGGTCAATCTAACGCAAATCAAAACACAGGAATTTCCATACATAATGTAATTATTAAAGCCGCTAATGATTTGACTCCAAATGTTGGCATTGTGAAAGCCTACCTTGGGAGACCATGGAAGCAATATTCAAGGACAATTATCATGCAAtcctttatatataataaacccCGTTGGTTGGCATGAATGGAGTGCTGATTTTGCATTGAGTACCTTGTACTATGCAGAATATAATAACACGGGACCTGGTTCAGACACtacaaaccgagtgacatggcCAGAATATCTCGTTATCAATAATGCCATAGATGCAACCAATTTCACTGTGTCAAACTTCTTGGGCATGGATAGGGTGGATTGATATAGTTCAACTCAAACAGAGTAAAGTTGTTCAATTACTGTGGTTTTGGCACGCTTGTTTCTACATTTACCTCAAACTGGTGTCCCATACTCGGGTGGATTGATATAGTTCAACTCAAACAGAGTAAAGTTGTTCAATTACTGTGGTTTTGGCACGCTTGTTTCTACATTTAGTATGTATGTCGTACGAATGAATAAGATTGCTTTTAGGTGTTGCCTAGGCAATCCTAATGGTTATCaaggaattaaaatatgtatactAATAGTAATTTTGCAATtattg is a window from the Glycine max cultivar Williams 82 chromosome 2, Glycine_max_v4.0, whole genome shotgun sequence genome containing:
- the LOC100802881 gene encoding pectinesterase, giving the protein MNNLTLASILTVISALLLFLGTTHFTNTPITITRAPDQKHLHHFQKHIQVVAKSTCQGTLYPDLCVSTLATFPDLATKSVPQVISSVVNHTMYEVRSSSYNCSGLKKMLKNLNPLDQRALDDCLKLFEDTNVELKATIDDLSKSTIGSKRHHDLQTMLSGAMTNLYTCLDGFAYSKGRVRDRIEKKLLEISHHVSNSLAMLNKVPGVKKLTTSESVVFPEYGNMKKGFPSWVSSKDRKLLQAKVKETKFDLLVAKDGTGNFTTIGEALAVAPNSSTTRFVIHIKEGAYFENVEVIRKKTNLMFVGDGIGKTVVKGSRNVVDGWTTFQSATVAVVGAGFIAKGITFENSAGPDKHQAVALRSGADFSAFYQCSFVGYQDTLYVHSLRQFYRECDIYGTVDFIFGNAAVVFQNCNLYARKPNENQKNLFTAQGREDPNQNTGISILNCKIAAAADLIPVKSSFKSYLGRPWKMYSRTVVLKSFVEDLIDPAGWLEWNETFALDTLYYGEYMNRGPGANTNGRVTWPGYRVINSSTEATQFTVGQFIQGNDWLNSTGIPFFSGLV